Below is a window of Deltaproteobacteria bacterium DNA.
AGATTGACAAGAAGTGCATATCCTGTCAACCTGATCCGACATGGAACGCACAGATCACCCTCCCAGCTCCCCTCCCCTGTGGCTAGCCTGCCCGGCGGAGGTGGCCGACGTGTCGCTCGGCGAGAAGCTCAAGACCCTGCGCCGCGAGAAGGGCTGGTCCCAGGACGAGTTCGCCTTCCACGCCCAGATCGACGGCCGCCAGGTCAGCCGCTACGAGAACGACCGCGTGATGCCCTCCGTCGAGGTCGTCATCAAGATGGCCAAGGCCTACAACGTGAGCCTCGACTACCTGCTGATCGACGACGCCCCGCGAAGGCCGCTCGAGGTGACCGTCAGCCGCCTGGCCGAGCGGGTCATGGGCCTGGGCACGCTCTCCGAAGAGGACGAGCGGGCGCTGCTCCACATCCTCGACTCGCTCGAGGCCCGCTCCAAGCTCAAGGAGCTCGCCGCCGGCGTCGGCTGAGCCGCGATCCCGAGGAGGCCACCATGCAGACGAGCTACCGCGTCGAGATCGAGCAGGAGGAGGACGGCCGCTACCTGGCCGAGGTCGTGGATCTCCCCGGCGTGATGGCCTACGGCGAGACGGCCGAGCTGGCCCTGGCTCACGCCCAGGCGCTCGCGCTGCGCGTCCTCGCCGATCGGCTCGACCATGACGAGGGGCCCCGCGGCCCCGTGAGCGTCACCTTCGAGACCGCCTCCGCCGCCGCGTGAGCCGCTGGCGAGCAACCAAAGCGTCGCGTGTGTTCGCGGCGCTCCAGCGCATCGGCTGGGCCGTCAAGCGTGAAGCCAAGGGTTCGCACAAGGTGCTCGCGCGCGAAGGCTCCCCGAACTTCGTCTGGGCCTTCCACGACCGCGACGAGATCGGGCCAAAGATGCTTGCCCGGATCGCTAAGCGGACCGGGCTCACGCCGGAAGATCTCTGACACCTA
It encodes the following:
- a CDS encoding type II toxin-antitoxin system HicB family antitoxin, yielding MQTSYRVEIEQEEDGRYLAEVVDLPGVMAYGETAELALAHAQALALRVLADRLDHDEGPRGPVSVTFETASAAA
- a CDS encoding helix-turn-helix domain-containing protein, whose protein sequence is MADVSLGEKLKTLRREKGWSQDEFAFHAQIDGRQVSRYENDRVMPSVEVVIKMAKAYNVSLDYLLIDDAPRRPLEVTVSRLAERVMGLGTLSEEDERALLHILDSLEARSKLKELAAGVG
- a CDS encoding type II toxin-antitoxin system HicA family toxin — its product is MSRWRATKASRVFAALQRIGWAVKREAKGSHKVLAREGSPNFVWAFHDRDEIGPKMLARIAKRTGLTPEDL